The Carassius carassius chromosome 2, fCarCar2.1, whole genome shotgun sequence genome has a segment encoding these proteins:
- the LOC132107983 gene encoding teashirt homolog 3-like isoform X1 codes for MPRRKQQAPRRSAAYVPEELKEAALLDEDVEGEDSAVEEEPAMKYVCQDKDLLLKDRQGLHDSPPADFSSHEMDSESHLSESSDRMSDFESASVKNEEDISAKEPLTSLSSTSSVMMTTTAMPSSEETTTLGPDSLEQMKVIYTSFLTNSYWSSLNLNMSQQTAEKPQRSHSSSSSSSSSSSSCGSGGYDWHQTAVAKTLHNVSQNQSRLLHPASEPNLFSTVQLYRQSTKLYGSIFTGASKFRCKDCSAAYDTLVELTVHMNETGHYRDDNHETDSEGAKRWSKPRKRSLMEMEGKEDAQKVLKCMYCGHSFESLQDLSVHMIKTKHYQKVPLKEPVTPVAAKIISSARKRAPIELEFPSSPDSNGGTPKPSLSDPNDFLQKTPNPYITSNNRYGHQNGASYAWQFESRKSQILKCMECGSSHDTLQELTAHMMVTGHFIKVTNSAIKKGKPIMESISTTAPNTITTNEEKVQSVPLAATAFSPPPPAPPPPCISPAITPMEIKKEEKEVECTKEINDSKDKKATESETDEKFEVSSKYPYLTEEDLEENPKGGFDILKSLENTVTSAINKAQNGTPSWGGYPSIHAAYQLPNIMKLSLRSSGKSSPLKYMFSGEEILSPIKSQPLISPPSCQTSPLPKNNFHAMEELVKKVTEKVAKVEEKMRDPGARSSPLRRTTPSPCSSDAGESARAESPKERRGAKTPETNGGGNTHKHSNGDALTKEFLENGTDHVVKTPVTNLCSSTAIITDHPPEQPFVNPLSALQSVMNVHLGKAAKPALPSLDPMSMLFKMSNSMAEKAAIAASTPSQTKKKNDHLDRYFYHVNNDQPIDLTKGKSDKSNSLGSAALSSSTSTPTSISPSSAITMAKASSAVASFMSSSPLRENALSDISDMLRNLTESHASKSSTPTSLSERSDIDGSTAEEAEEISPAQKRKGRQSNWNPQHLLILQAQFASSLRQTGDGKYIMSDLSPQERMHISRFTGLSMTTISHWLANVKYQLRRTGGTKFLKNLDSGHPVFFCSDCASQIRSPSTYISHLESHLGFRLRDLAKLSGEHLVSQISRHNKGLSEKLLSTQAHSIPNPCPHSHSPSPSPDEEANGTSYQCKLCNRTFASKHAVKLHLSKTHGKSPEDHLMYVSELQKP; via the coding sequence CATATGTGCCAGAGGAGCTAAAGGAGGCTGCCTTACTAGATGAAGATGTTGAAggagaggattcagctgtggaggaggaacctgccATGAAGTATGTGTGCCAGGACAAGGACTTACTCCTTAAAGACAGGCAAGGCCTCCATGATTCTCCACCGGCGGATTTCTCTAGCCATGAAATGGACAGCGAATCACACCTGAGTGAGTCCAGTGATCGCATGTCAGACTTTGAGAGCGCCTCAGTAAAGAATGAAGAAGATATTTCAGCCAAGGAGCCCCTCACATCTCTTTCATCAACTTCATCTGTGATGATGACGACAACAGCCATGCCAAGCAGTGAGGAGACAACAACTTTAGGCCCAGACAGCCTGGAGCAGATGAAAGTTATCTACACTAGCTTCCTGACCAACTCTTACTGGTCATCGCTGAACTTGAATATGTCTCAGCAAACAGCAGAAAAGCCCCAACGTAGTCACAGTAGTAGCAGcagcagtagcagcagcagcagtagctGTGGTAGTGGTGGTTACGACTGGCACCAGACAGCAGTGGCTAAGACCTTGCATAATGTTTCACAGAACCAGAGTAGACTGCTGCACCCAGCATCTGAGCCAAACCTCTTCAGTACTGTACAGCTTTATCGGCAGAGCACCAAACTCTATGGTTCCATCTTCACTGGTGCAAGCAAGTTCCGCTGCAAAGACTGCAGTGCTGCCTATGACACTCTGGTTGAGCTCACTGTGCACATGAATGAGACGGGCCATTACAGAGATGATAACCATGAGACAGACAGTGAAGGTGCCAAGCGCTGGTCGAAGCCTCGCAAGCGTTCCCTGATGGAGATGGAAGGAAAAGAGGATGCCCAGAAAGTTCTTAAGTGCATGTACTGTGGCCATTCATTTGAGTCACTGCAGGACCTTAGTGTTCACATGATAAAGACGAAACACTACCAGAAAGTGCCTCTTAAGGAACCAGTAACTCCTGTGGCAGCCAAGATTATCTCTTCAGCTCGTAAAAGAGCCCCCATTGAACTAGAATTCCCCAGCTCACCAGATTCCAATGGTGGCACCCCCAAGCCTTCTTTGTCTGACCCCAATGACTTTCTTCAAAAGACCCCCAATCCCTACATCACATCTAACAATCGGTATGGACACCAGAATGGTGCTAGTTATGCATGGCAGTTTGAGTCACGGAAATCCCAGATTCTGAAGTGCATGGAGTGTGGAAGCTCACATGACACACTACAGGAGCTGACAGCCCATATGATGGTCACAGGACACTTCATAAAGGTTACTAATTCTGCCATCAAGAAAGGCAAACCTATCATGGAGTCAATTTCCACAACGGCTCCTAACACCATAACTACTAATGAAGAAAAGGTACAGTCAGTGCCACTGGCTGCCACCGCATTTTCCCCACCACCACCTGCACCTCCTCCCCCTTGTATCTCCCCTGCCATCACACCCATGGAGATTAAAAAGGAGGAGAAGGAAGTGGAATGTACCAAGGAGATAAATGATAGCAAAGACAAGAAGGCAACAGAAAGTGAGACAGACGAGAAGTTTGAAGTCTCTTCAAAATATCCATATTTGACAGAGGAAGATCTTGAAGAAAACCCTAAGGGGGGGTTTGACATTCTCAAGTCTCTCGAGAATACAGTAACATCTGCCATTAACAAAGCACAGAATGGCACACCCAGCTGGGGAGGCTACCCCAGTATTCACGCGGCCTACCAGCTTCCAAACATTATGAAACTGTCCCTGCGCAGCTCAGGGAAAAGTTCTCCTCTGAAATATATGTTTTCAGGAGAAGAGATCCTGTCTCCTATCAAAAGCCAGCCTCTAATTTCTCCACCTAGTTGCCAAACATCCCCTTTGCCCAAAAACAACTTCCATGCCATGGAGGAGCTAGTCAAAAAAGTCACAGAAAAAGTGGCCAAAGTAGAGGAGAAGATGAGGGATCCCGGAGCTAGATCTTCCCCACTTCGACGTACCACACCTTCCCCTTGCAGTAGCGATGCAGGGGAATCTGCCAGAGCGGAGTCCCCAAAGGAAAGAAGAGGAGCCAAAACCCCTGAGACTAATGGGGGTGgaaacactcacaaacactcaaatGGTGATGCTCTTACAAAAGAGTTTCTGGAGAATGGTACCGACCATGTTGTCAAAACCCCTGTGACTAACTTATGCAGCAGCACTGCAATTATAACCGACCATCCTCCAGAGCAGCCATTTGTCAACCCTTTAAGTGCGCTTCAGTCCGTCATGAATGTTCACCTAGGAAAAGCTGCCAAACCTGCCCTGCCATCCCTTGACCCCATGAGCATGCTCTTCAAGATGAGCAACAGCATGGCAGAGAAGGCAGCTATAGCTGCCTCTACTCCAtctcaaaccaaaaaaaaaaacgatcatCTAGACCGTTACTTCTACCACGTCAACAATGACCAGCCTATTGATCTGACCAAAGGCAAGAGCGATAAGAGTAACTCCCTGGGATCTGCTGCCCTGTCCTCCTCTACCTCCACTCCCACCTCAATTTCACCATCATCAGCCATCACCATGGCAAAAGCCTCATCTGCTGTGGCTTCCTTCATGTCCAGCTCGCCTCTGCGCGAAAATGCCCTGTCCGACATCTCTGATATGCTACGCAACCTCACAGAGAGTCATGCTTCCAAGTCCTCCACACCAACGAGTCTTTCAGAGCGCTCAGATATAGACGGATCGACGGCAGAGGAAGCAGAGGAGATCTCTCCCGCTCAGAAACGAAAGGGTCGGCAGTCCAACTGGAATCCTCAGCATCTACTTATCTTGCAGGCACAGTTTGCCTCCAGTTTGCGGCAAACGGGTGATGGCAAGTACATTATGTCAGACCTTAGTCCACAGGAGCGCATGCATATTTCCCGCTTCACTGGCCTCTCAATGACAACCATCAGCCACTGGCTGGCCAACGTCAAATACCAGCTGAGGCGGACAGGTGGCACAAAGTTCTTGAAAAATCTAGACTCTGGCCACCCTGTCTTCTTCTGCAGTGACTGTGCATCACAGATCCGTTCCCCCTCTACCTACATCAGCCATCTTGAGTCACATCTGGGATTTCGGCTTAGGGACCTGGCTAAGTTGTCTGGAGAGCATCTTGTTAGCCAGATCTCACGCCATAACAAGGGGCTTTCTGAGAAACTGCTTTCCACCCAAGCACATTCAATCCCCAACCCCTGCCCTCACTCACATTCCCCCTCCCCTTCCCCAGATGAGGAGGCAAATGGCACCTCATATCAGTGTAAACTGTGTAACCGGACTTTTGCCAGCAAGCATGCTGTCAAGCTCCATCTGAGTAAGACTCATGGTAAATCCCCTGAGGACCATCTTATGTATGTTAGTGAACTTCAGAAACCTTAG
- the LOC132107983 gene encoding teashirt homolog 3-like isoform X2: MKYVCQDKDLLLKDRQGLHDSPPADFSSHEMDSESHLSESSDRMSDFESASVKNEEDISAKEPLTSLSSTSSVMMTTTAMPSSEETTTLGPDSLEQMKVIYTSFLTNSYWSSLNLNMSQQTAEKPQRSHSSSSSSSSSSSSCGSGGYDWHQTAVAKTLHNVSQNQSRLLHPASEPNLFSTVQLYRQSTKLYGSIFTGASKFRCKDCSAAYDTLVELTVHMNETGHYRDDNHETDSEGAKRWSKPRKRSLMEMEGKEDAQKVLKCMYCGHSFESLQDLSVHMIKTKHYQKVPLKEPVTPVAAKIISSARKRAPIELEFPSSPDSNGGTPKPSLSDPNDFLQKTPNPYITSNNRYGHQNGASYAWQFESRKSQILKCMECGSSHDTLQELTAHMMVTGHFIKVTNSAIKKGKPIMESISTTAPNTITTNEEKVQSVPLAATAFSPPPPAPPPPCISPAITPMEIKKEEKEVECTKEINDSKDKKATESETDEKFEVSSKYPYLTEEDLEENPKGGFDILKSLENTVTSAINKAQNGTPSWGGYPSIHAAYQLPNIMKLSLRSSGKSSPLKYMFSGEEILSPIKSQPLISPPSCQTSPLPKNNFHAMEELVKKVTEKVAKVEEKMRDPGARSSPLRRTTPSPCSSDAGESARAESPKERRGAKTPETNGGGNTHKHSNGDALTKEFLENGTDHVVKTPVTNLCSSTAIITDHPPEQPFVNPLSALQSVMNVHLGKAAKPALPSLDPMSMLFKMSNSMAEKAAIAASTPSQTKKKNDHLDRYFYHVNNDQPIDLTKGKSDKSNSLGSAALSSSTSTPTSISPSSAITMAKASSAVASFMSSSPLRENALSDISDMLRNLTESHASKSSTPTSLSERSDIDGSTAEEAEEISPAQKRKGRQSNWNPQHLLILQAQFASSLRQTGDGKYIMSDLSPQERMHISRFTGLSMTTISHWLANVKYQLRRTGGTKFLKNLDSGHPVFFCSDCASQIRSPSTYISHLESHLGFRLRDLAKLSGEHLVSQISRHNKGLSEKLLSTQAHSIPNPCPHSHSPSPSPDEEANGTSYQCKLCNRTFASKHAVKLHLSKTHGKSPEDHLMYVSELQKP; encoded by the coding sequence ATGAAGTATGTGTGCCAGGACAAGGACTTACTCCTTAAAGACAGGCAAGGCCTCCATGATTCTCCACCGGCGGATTTCTCTAGCCATGAAATGGACAGCGAATCACACCTGAGTGAGTCCAGTGATCGCATGTCAGACTTTGAGAGCGCCTCAGTAAAGAATGAAGAAGATATTTCAGCCAAGGAGCCCCTCACATCTCTTTCATCAACTTCATCTGTGATGATGACGACAACAGCCATGCCAAGCAGTGAGGAGACAACAACTTTAGGCCCAGACAGCCTGGAGCAGATGAAAGTTATCTACACTAGCTTCCTGACCAACTCTTACTGGTCATCGCTGAACTTGAATATGTCTCAGCAAACAGCAGAAAAGCCCCAACGTAGTCACAGTAGTAGCAGcagcagtagcagcagcagcagtagctGTGGTAGTGGTGGTTACGACTGGCACCAGACAGCAGTGGCTAAGACCTTGCATAATGTTTCACAGAACCAGAGTAGACTGCTGCACCCAGCATCTGAGCCAAACCTCTTCAGTACTGTACAGCTTTATCGGCAGAGCACCAAACTCTATGGTTCCATCTTCACTGGTGCAAGCAAGTTCCGCTGCAAAGACTGCAGTGCTGCCTATGACACTCTGGTTGAGCTCACTGTGCACATGAATGAGACGGGCCATTACAGAGATGATAACCATGAGACAGACAGTGAAGGTGCCAAGCGCTGGTCGAAGCCTCGCAAGCGTTCCCTGATGGAGATGGAAGGAAAAGAGGATGCCCAGAAAGTTCTTAAGTGCATGTACTGTGGCCATTCATTTGAGTCACTGCAGGACCTTAGTGTTCACATGATAAAGACGAAACACTACCAGAAAGTGCCTCTTAAGGAACCAGTAACTCCTGTGGCAGCCAAGATTATCTCTTCAGCTCGTAAAAGAGCCCCCATTGAACTAGAATTCCCCAGCTCACCAGATTCCAATGGTGGCACCCCCAAGCCTTCTTTGTCTGACCCCAATGACTTTCTTCAAAAGACCCCCAATCCCTACATCACATCTAACAATCGGTATGGACACCAGAATGGTGCTAGTTATGCATGGCAGTTTGAGTCACGGAAATCCCAGATTCTGAAGTGCATGGAGTGTGGAAGCTCACATGACACACTACAGGAGCTGACAGCCCATATGATGGTCACAGGACACTTCATAAAGGTTACTAATTCTGCCATCAAGAAAGGCAAACCTATCATGGAGTCAATTTCCACAACGGCTCCTAACACCATAACTACTAATGAAGAAAAGGTACAGTCAGTGCCACTGGCTGCCACCGCATTTTCCCCACCACCACCTGCACCTCCTCCCCCTTGTATCTCCCCTGCCATCACACCCATGGAGATTAAAAAGGAGGAGAAGGAAGTGGAATGTACCAAGGAGATAAATGATAGCAAAGACAAGAAGGCAACAGAAAGTGAGACAGACGAGAAGTTTGAAGTCTCTTCAAAATATCCATATTTGACAGAGGAAGATCTTGAAGAAAACCCTAAGGGGGGGTTTGACATTCTCAAGTCTCTCGAGAATACAGTAACATCTGCCATTAACAAAGCACAGAATGGCACACCCAGCTGGGGAGGCTACCCCAGTATTCACGCGGCCTACCAGCTTCCAAACATTATGAAACTGTCCCTGCGCAGCTCAGGGAAAAGTTCTCCTCTGAAATATATGTTTTCAGGAGAAGAGATCCTGTCTCCTATCAAAAGCCAGCCTCTAATTTCTCCACCTAGTTGCCAAACATCCCCTTTGCCCAAAAACAACTTCCATGCCATGGAGGAGCTAGTCAAAAAAGTCACAGAAAAAGTGGCCAAAGTAGAGGAGAAGATGAGGGATCCCGGAGCTAGATCTTCCCCACTTCGACGTACCACACCTTCCCCTTGCAGTAGCGATGCAGGGGAATCTGCCAGAGCGGAGTCCCCAAAGGAAAGAAGAGGAGCCAAAACCCCTGAGACTAATGGGGGTGgaaacactcacaaacactcaaatGGTGATGCTCTTACAAAAGAGTTTCTGGAGAATGGTACCGACCATGTTGTCAAAACCCCTGTGACTAACTTATGCAGCAGCACTGCAATTATAACCGACCATCCTCCAGAGCAGCCATTTGTCAACCCTTTAAGTGCGCTTCAGTCCGTCATGAATGTTCACCTAGGAAAAGCTGCCAAACCTGCCCTGCCATCCCTTGACCCCATGAGCATGCTCTTCAAGATGAGCAACAGCATGGCAGAGAAGGCAGCTATAGCTGCCTCTACTCCAtctcaaaccaaaaaaaaaaacgatcatCTAGACCGTTACTTCTACCACGTCAACAATGACCAGCCTATTGATCTGACCAAAGGCAAGAGCGATAAGAGTAACTCCCTGGGATCTGCTGCCCTGTCCTCCTCTACCTCCACTCCCACCTCAATTTCACCATCATCAGCCATCACCATGGCAAAAGCCTCATCTGCTGTGGCTTCCTTCATGTCCAGCTCGCCTCTGCGCGAAAATGCCCTGTCCGACATCTCTGATATGCTACGCAACCTCACAGAGAGTCATGCTTCCAAGTCCTCCACACCAACGAGTCTTTCAGAGCGCTCAGATATAGACGGATCGACGGCAGAGGAAGCAGAGGAGATCTCTCCCGCTCAGAAACGAAAGGGTCGGCAGTCCAACTGGAATCCTCAGCATCTACTTATCTTGCAGGCACAGTTTGCCTCCAGTTTGCGGCAAACGGGTGATGGCAAGTACATTATGTCAGACCTTAGTCCACAGGAGCGCATGCATATTTCCCGCTTCACTGGCCTCTCAATGACAACCATCAGCCACTGGCTGGCCAACGTCAAATACCAGCTGAGGCGGACAGGTGGCACAAAGTTCTTGAAAAATCTAGACTCTGGCCACCCTGTCTTCTTCTGCAGTGACTGTGCATCACAGATCCGTTCCCCCTCTACCTACATCAGCCATCTTGAGTCACATCTGGGATTTCGGCTTAGGGACCTGGCTAAGTTGTCTGGAGAGCATCTTGTTAGCCAGATCTCACGCCATAACAAGGGGCTTTCTGAGAAACTGCTTTCCACCCAAGCACATTCAATCCCCAACCCCTGCCCTCACTCACATTCCCCCTCCCCTTCCCCAGATGAGGAGGCAAATGGCACCTCATATCAGTGTAAACTGTGTAACCGGACTTTTGCCAGCAAGCATGCTGTCAAGCTCCATCTGAGTAAGACTCATGGTAAATCCCCTGAGGACCATCTTATGTATGTTAGTGAACTTCAGAAACCTTAG